One Glandiceps talaboti chromosome 2, keGlaTala1.1, whole genome shotgun sequence genomic region harbors:
- the LOC144444077 gene encoding choline/ethanolamine kinase-like — protein sequence MIHISPEFTAKAYQLCRQYLRGAWTTLEKHEFQVSTLRGSGLSNYSYICSALSNASQDVQQVLLRIHGDVLDTPESLMAETAVFTLLAERNIAPKCYGIFRGGRLEEYIPSRCLKVEEMREKGASVDVAGKLAIFHTMELPLPKQPIYLLDTSHRWLHCINSMSFNNPEQDRKFKRLMSFQLQEEMQFVEQVVNFTPSPTVFCHNDLNHGNILLVDDGTKDKHIRFIDFEYASYNYRGFDIANHFCEWTLDYTYNTAPPHYKYTAEHYPSREEQLTFIRTYLNNANESYQSSPLDVQKAQALEENLLIEVKRYTLPCHLFWVLWSIVQAQRSSHSFGYLVPSPE from the exons ATGATTCACATCAGTCCCGAATTCACCGCCAAAGCATACCAGTTGTGTCGACAATATTTACGTGGAGCGTGGACAACTTTGGAAAAGCACGAATTCCAGGTGTCAACGCTAAG GGGTTCAGGCCTCAGCAACTATTCATATATTTGTTCTGCATTGTCCAATGCAAGCCAAGACGTACAACAAGTACTACTACGTATCCATGGCGACGTGTTAGATACCCCTGAAAGTCTGATGGCAGAGACCGCTGTCTTCACATTGCTTGCTGAAAGAAACATTGCTCCAAAATGCTACGGCATTTTTAGAGGTGGCCGTTTGGAAGAATACATACCT tcaAGATGTCTTAAAGTAGAAGAAATGAGAGAGAAAGGGGCGAGTGTTGACGTAGCTGGTAAACTGGCTATATTTCACACCATGGAGCTGCCATTACCAAAACAACCTATATACCTTCTAGATACATCACACAG ATGGCTTCATTGTATCAACAGCATGTCATTCAACAACCCAGAACAAGATAGAAAATTCAAGAGACTTATGTCATTCCAATTACAAGAAGAAATGCAATTTGTAGA acaagtcGTTAACTTCACTCCATCACCAACTGTTTTCTGTCATAACGACCTCAATCACG GCAACATTTTGTTGGTGGATGATGGAACCAAAGACAAACACATCAGATTTATTGATTTTGAATATGCAAGCTACAATTACAG GGGATTTGACATAGCCAATCACTTCTGTGAATGGACTCTAGACTATACCTACAATACAGCCCCGCCACATTACAAGTATACAGCAGAACACTATCCTAGCAGGGAAGAACAGTTGACCTTCATCCGGACATACTTGAACAATGCTAATGAGAGCTACCAAAGTTCTCCTCTTGATGTACAGAAAGCGCAAGCATTGGAAGAAAATCTCCTAATTGAAGTCAAAAG gTATACCTTGCCATGCCATTTATTCTGGGTGTTGTGGTCAATTGTACAGGCACAAAGGTCCAGTCATAGCTTTGGATACTTG